A genomic region of Arachis stenosperma cultivar V10309 chromosome 9, arast.V10309.gnm1.PFL2, whole genome shotgun sequence contains the following coding sequences:
- the LOC130948457 gene encoding ABC transporter C family member 10-like: MEGFWSMFCGEETCSYDFKFLIDPSSCINHFLISCFDVLLLLMLLFIMIKKLPSKPLHGLTGSRRLSKLHLVSAIVNGALGLVHLCLGIWVLVENLRKSHTSLPLDLWLLEFFQGLTWLSVSIAINLGLKQLPRPWLRMFSVLIFLVSGISCAFSLFYVIGSKDLSLKVALDILSFPGAILLLLCTYKCRETDMELDESLYTPLNGESNKIGSINNDVLYGRAGFFSTMSFWWMNPLMKRGKEKTLQEEDIPKLREQDQAESCYLLFLDQLNRKKQNDPSSQSSILWTIVLCHRREILISGFFALLKVIAISVGPLLLNSFILVAEGNESFKYEGFVLAISLFFTKVIESLSQRQWYFRARLIGVKVKSLLTAAIYKKQLRLSNSARLNHSGGEIMNYVTVDAYRIGEFPYWFHQTWTTSVQLCISLVILFRAVGLATIASLVVIVFTVLCNTPLAKLQHKFQSKLMVAQDERLKATSEALLNMKVLKLYAWETNFKDSIERLRNVELKWLSAVLLRKAYNTFLFWSSPVLVSAASFGACYFLNVPLHANNVFTFVATLRLVQDPIRIIPDVIGVIIQARVAFARLVKFLEAPELQNANVKRKSFSDNMRGSISIKAADFSWEDNASKPTLQNINLEVRPGKKLAICGEVGSGKSTLLAAILREVPNTQGTIEVYGKFAYVSQTAWIQTGTIRDNILFGSAMDTQKYRETLHRSSLIKDLELFPHGDLTEIGERGVNLSGGQKQRIQLARALYQNADIYLLDDPFSAVDAHTATNLFNEYIMQGLAGKTVLLVTHQVDFLPAFDSVLLMSDGEILQAAPYHDLLASSQEFQDLVSAHKETAGSDRLMDVTSSQRNSNSAVEIRKTYVEKQFDASKGDQLIKEEEREKGNQGFRPYLQYLNQNKGYVYFSVAVISQITFVIGQISQNSWMAANVDNPHVSTLKLILVYLVIGFTSTLFLLVRSLLTVAMGLQSSKSLFLQLLNSLFRAPMAFYDSTPLGRILSRVSGDLSIVDLDVPFGLLFAVAATSNCYANLTVLAVVTWQVLFVSIPMIIFAIRLQRYYFATAKELMRLNGTTKSYVANHLAESVAGAVTIRAFEEEDRFFAKNLHLIDVNASPFFHTFAANEWLIQRLETVSAVVLASAALCMVVLPSGTFTSGFIGMALSYGLSLNASLVFSIQNQCNIENYIISVERLNQYMHIPSEAPEIIEGNRPPTNWPLEGKVEIHDLQIRYRPDAPLVLRGITCTFEGGHKIGIVGRTGSGKSTLIGALFRLVEPAGGEIIVDGINICSIGLHDLRSRFGIIPQDPTLFNGTVRYNMDPLSQYTDQEIWEVLAKCQLREAVQEKEEGLDSSVVEAGANWSMGQRQLFCLGRALLRRSQILVLDEATASIDNATDLILQKTIRTEFADCTVITVAHRIPTVMDCTKVLAISDGKLVEYDEPMNLMKREGSLFGQLVKEYWSHFQSAESH, from the exons ATGGAGGGGTTTTGGAGCATGTTCTGTGGGGAAGAAACATGCAGCTATGATTTCAAGTTTTTGATTGATCCTTCCTCATGCATCAACCACTTCTTGATATCTTGCTTTGATGTGTTGCTTCTTCTCATGCTCCTATTCATTATGATCAAGAAGTTACCCTCCAAACCGTTACATGGTCTAACAGGATCACGAAGACTTTCAAAATTGCATCTAGTCTCTGCCATAGTCAATGGTGCTCTTGGCCTGGTGCATTTGTGCTTAGGCATTTGGGTTTTAGTGGAGAATTTGAGGAAATCCCACACTTCTTTGCCTCTTGATCTGTGGTTGCTAGAATTCTTTCAAGGATTGACATGGTTGTCAGTCAGCATAGCAATAAATCTTGGCCTAAAACAGCTTCCAAGACCATGGTTAAGGATGTTCTCTGTTCTTATCTTTTTGGTTTCTGGCATTTCCTGTGCTTTTTCCTTGTTTTATGTAATTGGTAGCAAAGACCTGTCCCTTAAGGTAGCTTTAGATATTCTATCTTTCCCAGGGGCAATATTATTGTTGCTTTGCACATATAAATGCAGGGAAACTGACATGGAACTTGATGAAAGCCTTTACACTCCTTTGAATGGTGAGTCCAACAAAATTGGTTCTATCAACAACGATGTTCTATATGGAAGAGCTGGATTCTTTAGTACCATGTCATTTTGGTGGATGAATCCTTTGATGAAGAGGGGTAAAGAGAAAACACTTCAGGAAGAAGATATCCCAAAGTTGCGAGAGCAAGATCAAGCAGAAAGTTGTTACTTGCTGTTTCTAGACCAATTGAACAGGAAGAAACAGAATGATCCGTCTTCGCAATCATCGATTTTGTGGACTATAGTTTTATGTCACCGGAGAGAAATTCTGATATCAGGATTCTTTGCATTGCTTAAAGTGATTGCTATTTCCGTTGGTCCACTGCTTCTGAATTCCTTCATACTGGTAGCTGAGGGCAATGAAAGCTTCAAATATGAAGGTTTTGTATTGGCCATATCACTTTTCTTTACGAAGGTCATAGAATCTTTATCACAAAGGCAGTGGTACTTCCGAGCCAGACTGATAGGTGTGAAAGTTAAATCTCTGCTCACTGCAGCCATTTATAAAAAACAACTGAGGTTATCAAATTCTGCTAGATTGAATCATTCTGGTGGTGAGATCATGAACTATGTGACTGTGGATGCTTATAGAATCGGAGAATTTCCTTATTGGTTTCACCAGACATGGACGACTAGCGTCCAGCTATGCATTTCCTTGGTAATACTTTTTCGCGCCGTCGGGCTAGCTACAATTGCCTCCTTGGTGGTGATAGTTTTCACTGTGCTTTGCAATACTCCACTTGCAAAGTTGCAGCATAAGTTTCAAAGCAAACTCATGGTGGCACAAGATGAGAGGTTGAAGGCTACTTCTGAGGCTCTTTTGAATATGAAGGTGTTGAAATTGTATGCGTGGGAAACCAACTTCAAGGATTCTATTGAAAGATTAAGGAACGTGGAGCTGAAATGGTTGTCTGCAGTGCTATTGCGCAAGGCCTACAACACCTTTCTCTTTTGGTCCTCACCTGTGTTGGTATCCGCTGCTTCCTTTGGAGCTTGTTACTTTCTTAACGTTCCCCTGCATGCTAACAACGTCTTCACCTTCGTGGCAACTTTGCGCCTTGTTCAAGATCCAATTAGAATCATTCCTGATGTCATTGGGGTGATCATTCAGGCCAGAGTCGCGTTTGCCCGGCTTGTAAAGTTCCTTGAGGCACCTGAGCTGCAGAATGCAAATGTCAAGAGGAAGAGTTTCAGCGACAACATGAGGGGCTCCATTTCAATCAAGGCTGCTGACTTTTCATGGGAAGATAATGCATCAAAACCGACACTGCAAAATATCAACTTAGAGGTTAGGCCAGGGAAAAAGTTGGCTATTTGTGGAGAGGTTGGATCAGGAAAATCAACACTGTTAGCAGCAATTCTCAGGGAAGTTCCTAATACTCAGGGAACT ATTGAAGTTTATGGCAAATTTGCCTATGTTTCTCAAACAGCATGGATACAGACAGGTACAATAAGGGATAACATATTGTTCGGATCAGCAATGGATACTCAAAAATATAGAGAAACTCTGCATAGGTCTTCATTAATAAAGGACCTTGAGTTGTTTCCCCATGGCGATCTCACTGAGATAGGGGAGAGAGGGGTTAACCTGAGTGGAGGCCAGAAGCAACGGATTCAGCTCGCTCGTGCTCTTTACCAGAATGCTGATATATACCTCTTGGATGATCCATTCAGTGCTGTTGATGCACATACTGCCACAAATCTGTTTAAT GAATACATCATGCAAGGACTTGCAGGAAAGACAGTTTTGCTTGTCACTCATCAAGTTGACTTTCTTCCTGCATTTGATTCTGTTTTG TTGATGTCAGATGGTGAAATCCTACAAGCTGCTCCTTATCATGATCTGTTGGCCTCAAGTCAAGAATTTCAGGACCTTGTCAGTGCTCACAAAGAGACTGCTGGTTCTGACCGGCTTATGGATGTTACTTCTTCCCAGAGAAATTCTAATTCTGCAGTAGAGATTAGGAAAACTTATGTGGAGAAGCAGTTTGATGCATCAAAAGGAGATCAGCTAatcaaggaagaagagagagagaaaggaaaCCAAGGCTTCCGGCCTTACTTACAGTATCTGAATCAGAACAAAGGATATGTGTACTTCTCTGTGGCTGTCATTTCTCAGATTACATTTGTGATTGGCCAGATATCGCAAAACTCATGGATGGCTGCCAATGTTGACAATCCTCATGTCAGCACTTTGAAATTGATTTTAGTGTACTTGGTGATTGGATTTACTTCAACATTATTCTTGTTGGTGAGAAGTCTTCTTACAGTTGCTATGGGACTTCAGTCATCAAAATCATTATTTCTACAGCTACTGAATTCTCTCTTTCGCGCACCAATGGCATTTTATGACTCCACCCCCTTGGGACGGATACTTAGCAGG GTTTCTGGGGATCTCAGCATTGTTGATCTTGATGTCCCATTTGGCCTTCTTTTTGCTGTTGCAGCTACTTCTAACTGTTATGCTAATCTTACAGTCTTAGCAGTTGTTACTTGGCAAGTCTTGTTTGTCTCTATACCGATGATTATTTTTGCAATTCGCTTGCAG AGATATTACTTTGCTACTGCAAAAGAATTGATGCGGCTCAATGGCACAACAAAATCCTATGTAGCTAATCACCTAGCTGAATCTGTAGCTGGAGCTGTGACAATAAGGGCTTTTGAGGAGGAAGATCGTTTTTTTGCAAAGAATCTTCATTTGATTGATGTCAATGCTAGTCCTTTTTTCCATACTTTTGCAGCAAATGAGTGGCTCATTCAGCGGTTGGAAACAGTCAGTGCAGTTGTTCTTGCATCTGCAGCACTTTGCATGGTTGTACTTCCCTCTGGAACTTTCACATCTG GTTTTATTGGCATGGCTCTCTCATATGGCCTTTCACTTAATGCTTCACTAGTATTTTCAATTCAAAATCAGTGCAACATAGAAAATTACATAATATCAGTGGAGAGGCTTAATCAATATATGCATATACCAAGTGAGGCTCCAGAAATTATAGAAGGAAATCGTCCTCCAACAAATTGGCCACTTGAGGGAAAAGTGGAAATTCATGATTTGCAG ATTCGATATAGACCTGATGCGCCTCTTGTACTCCGTGGAATCACATGCACATTTGAAGGAGGACACAAGATTGGTATTGTTGGCAGGACAGGTAGTGGAAAGTCGACACTAATAGGCGCTTTATTCCGGCTTGTGGAGCCGGCCGGTGGAGAGATCATAGTTGATGGCATTAATATTTGTTCCATTGGACTTCATGATTTGAGGTCGCGTTTCGGTATCATACCGCAGGATCCTACTCTTTTCAATGGAACAGTCAGATACAATATGGACCCCTTATCGCAATACACTGATCAAGAGATTTGGGAG GTTCTTGCGAAGTGTCAATTGCGAGAGGCTGTCCaagagaaagaagagggatTAGATTCCTCAG TTGTTGAAGCCGGAGCGAACTGGAGTATGGGACAAAGGCAGTTGTTTTGTCTGGGGCGCGCACTTCTAAGGAGAAGTCAGATATTAGTGCTGGATGAAGCAACTGCATCAATTGACAATGCAACTGATTTGATTCTGCAGAAAACCATTAGGACTGAATTTGCAGATTGTACTGTAATCACAGTAGCTCACAGGATACCAACTGTGATGGATTGCACCAAGGTTCTTGCCATCAGTGATG GAAAACTGGTAGAGTATGATGAGCCAATGAACTTGATGAAGAGGGAAGGATCACTTTTTGGGCAGCTTGTTAAGGAATATTGGTCTCATTTTCAGTCAGCAGAATCACATTGA
- the LOC130950342 gene encoding F-box/kelch-repeat protein At3g23880-like: MSQYNSRCYSVPEEIISDILLRLSVKSLLRFRCVSQSWKSLIHCPIFTKLHLQRSPKNTNFLLVEIDVDPALVLSYSLHSLMKEAIPFNAQSLGFGKDLTECYCVNGSINGLSCVSSIVYHMKYKVFNVRLWNPATRLISAASPPLFVKRECESIVKFGLGYDDSTNTYKVVANIIDPRQWKNELRIYSRAGDTCWRTVSTSPDLLLSWEEGQFVSNTFNWLAVCPRGPIDRQRIELFEYTYDDYVIFSLHVEKETHKLLRMPVDLDRSKRQEPKLVVLRDHLCVFHDFKGTHVVVSQLEEFGVEDSWTIIMKFSYISLQIDACSCSFGDYSQFNMSEDGNYLLIYNERDSILLVYDQRVKEVSKCINLCNNNHRWVGVNGYVQSLVSPQ, encoded by the coding sequence ATGTCTCAGTATAATTCAAGGTGTTACTCTGTCCCCGAGGAAATAATCTCAGACATCCTATTACGACTTTCTGTGAAATCTCTGTTGCGATTCAGGTGTGTTTCCCAGTCCTGGAAATCCTTAATACACTGCCCGATTTTCACAAAACTTCACCTTCAAAGATCTCCTAAGAACACTAACTTCTTGTTGGTAGAAATAGACGTGGATCCTGCTTTGGTATTATCATACTCTCTTCATTCTTTAATGAAGGAAGCAATTCCCTTTAATGCACAGTCCCTTggttttggaaaagatttaacAGAATGTTACTGTGTCAATGGTTCAATCAACGGACTTTCTTGCGTTTCAAGTATTGTTTATCACATGAAATATAAGGTATTCAATGTACGGCTCTGGAACCCGGCTACAAGGTTAATATCTGCAGCGTCACCACCTTTATTTGTAAAGAGAGAATGTGAAAGTATTGTTAAGTTTGGATTAGGCTACGACGATTCAACTAACACTTACAAGGTGGTAGCTAACATAATAGATCCTCGACAATGGAAAAATGAATTGAGAATTTACAGCAGAGCGGGTGACACATGCTGGAGAACCGTTTCAACTTCCCCGGATCTTCTCCTTTCTTGGGAAGAAGGACAATTTGTGAGCAACACTTTTAATTGGTTAGCGGTTTGTCCACGTGGACCAATTGATCGTCAGAGAATTGAGCTATTTGAATACACTTATGATGACTACGTAATCTTTTCACTTCATGTGGAGAAAGAAACGCACAAGCTTTTGCGAATGCCTGTTGATCTTGACCGCTCCAAACGTCAAGAACCAAAGCTCGTAGTATTGAGGGATCACCTCTGTgtttttcatgatttcaaaggGACTCATGTTGTTGTGTCGCAGCTTGAGGAATTTGGAGTTGAAGATTCGTGGACTATAATAATGAAATTCAGTTATATTTCTCTTCAAATCGACGCATGTAGCTGTTCATTCGGGGATTATTCACAGTTTAATATGTCGGAGGATGGTAATTATTTGTTGATCTATAACGAACGTGATAGCATATTACTTGTGTATGATCAAAGAGTCAAGGAAGTAAGCAAGTGCATAAACCTTTGCAATAATAATCATCGTTGGGTGGGTGTCAATGGTTACGTTCAAAGCTTGGTTTCGCCTCAATGA